The Peromyscus eremicus unplaced genomic scaffold, PerEre_H2_v1 PerEre#2#unplaced_70, whole genome shotgun sequence genome includes the window aggccccttcTTTGCtcgccaccttgacctggaagcttgggtcagcagacctaaggccatcctggcagctgtactgctcACCCTGGTAGGTGGAGTCTTGTAGACCTGCTGCTGGATCTCTGAAAcgtgctatttgtgtgtgtgcgtgtgtgtgtgtgtgtgtgtgtgtgtgtgtgtgtgtgtgtgtgtctgtatgtgtgtgtgtatctgtgtttgtgtgcacatgtgtgaaggacCTCATGTAGAGGttcaaggacaactttcaagagtcagttctgtccttccaccctgGGACTTGGCGCTTACACTATGGTTGTTGTGCTagcacagcaaactcctttactTGCTAAGCTTTTTGTTGCcttgtgtttcttcatttttgtcagtGTTATGGTTTGTGGGGGTCAGGGGTTTTCAAGAGGGGACATACAGGTCAGGGATCATTTCtgaatttagtaatattttaaaagtccatccCAAAGGTAAATAACTTAGCATCCTTGGTGTAGTAGACGAATGGAATTAAAGACTCCAATTTTCAGTCAAGGATCAAGTCtcctttagattaatttttatgcagTGTTATTCTAAGTAAAGTTTCCCCTGGGAGCAAGTTAGAATTCTCTACTGCAGACCTACCCAGCAGTTTACATTTGAACATCATTCTTCAGGGATTCATGTACGTACTCAGTATTAAAGTACTGATATCTAATTGTTATAGAATGATAGTTACTGAGGTCACTTAATGAGAGGAGGGGTACCATAATTGTGACTTTCATTGTGGCTGATCATctcttaaaggagaaaaactgctAAACCTAACTTGTAAACCCAAATACCACTGTTTAGAATAATTGTTACCGATGATAGAAGACACCATAagttaatataaattattttcatttttgtttatacagaaaatatttatacaaaaatCAAGATCGTTATCCATTAAAAGTTCACATTTTAAGTGTAAGTTGATCATTAGATCGTTTCCTAGTATCCATGTATGGGTGACGGGAAGTTTGGGGAAGAGTTTCTGTGTAAAAACCACAAGGCGGTGCTTAGGGCTGGTGGTGGGACTTGAGGGCCTATGAGGTTAGGGGGCTCTGAGAactgcagagagcaggaagagaatgaatgtGAGGTCCAAGGGAGCTGATGGTTGGGATGCTTGGCCCATTGCAACTGGGCAACTTTCTCCATAAACTGGCCAAGAACGATGGTCCTCCTAAACCTTACCTAAGCTGGTTTATAAGAAAAAGACTTCATACTGAGAGGTAAAGAGGAGCCAGGGAGTCTAGGGATGACTTTGTCCTGACACTAAAAGGTACAGGTGGGAGAATAAtagacttctgcctccatctATAGAGCAGTAATAAACAATGCCTGCCAATGCTGGGAGTTAGGCTGTTAGAACAGAGAGCTCTATAATGCTTCCTAAGGGGACTAACTATTCTGAAGCAAGAATGAGAAGACTCAAATGCAAGGACCCTATTAAAATGTAGATCTTGCTGGCAAGCAATCAAGAGAAGATTAGTCACAATAGTGCTGGTAGCAAGTGAAAACAATGGATAGTTCCTCTTTACAAACAAGAGCATCAAGCAGCTGAGAAAACCCCTCTTGATTTTAGGAGAAAACCTCAAAGACCGTCCCTGCCTTAGAAAGCATCTGATTGAATTTCACTCtggggctcctggtttcagagtcagcacTCAGACCATGACAGAAAAGACTAGGTAGAACGGTATGGTGGGAGAAGATGTGACAGATGTGTTCCAGGCTTAAaatatcagaaagcagaaaggggtcCAGAATCTGCGTAGGCTCTATCCTTCAAAACCCACCTCTAGTGATCTATATCCACCAgctaggagaccctgtcttccaaatattccacagcctcccaaacagCAGTACTATATGGGAACCAAGTTCTTAAACATATGAACCTGTCGGAAGCAACTTACATCCAAGTCgcagcattcacatttatttatatcagtgtggatgcatacatatttattctatactttgtgttatcattcaatatgtctatattcattttattgtgtatattgctGCAATTTcatagagacttttttttcttcctttggcatACCTCCAtccttgtaggtgtgtgtgttggggggagtcAATATTTTGGAGAATAGTATGTCAATGTTTGGCATGGTATGGTGTTGTCACACCATTTCTAAAGTGGCattcttattttgcatttctattaGAAATGGTTGTGTGTCCCTGTTGCTATGTGTCTTAACAAGCAACtgacacaatattttaaaaaagatgaccatttcttttcatttttgtgtcctaGTACTGGAATTCAAGACCAGACGCTTGTATATGCCAGATATACTgtctgatttttggttttgtttgtcaagttgggaagaaggaacatttgtttaagaactgcctttattagctagcctttgggcatgtgtgtgggacatcttcttgactgctgattgatagaggaaaggtctagcccactgtgagtggtcccTTGCTTAGGTAGGTGGACataggctatataagaaaggtagcatagtaaggcagagcagaagccagcaggcaacattcattcatattctctgCTTCAGATTCGGCCTCCAGATTTCTGTCCtcaaattcctgccttgacttccttccacagtggactgtcacctgtaagccaaataaaccctttcccagaattgttttggtctgtgctttgtcacagcagtagagaaacaagctaccacaccagggaaccattttgccactgttctccaggctctgcattggcattttgttttcttgttatacattttattctttaagacaatatttaaatTCATACTTTGATCATGATTTCCCCATCCCAcaagtccttccaaatcctctacccttccctacccatccaactttaaattctttctcaaaacaaacaaacaaacaaacaaacaaacaaataaataaacaaaaaccaattcttaGAAAGTATGTAGTTATACTTGGTTTCAATTTTATGGCTTTATTTTGAGAAGATACTAATTTTAGATTGCCACTTTTTCTAACATACtgtattttatcatcattatttccacaagtatcttatttttaaacttttgtttcagtAGAGCTAAAGCTTATCAGAAATTTGCTCTTATTTATAAATCCCTTTAATTTGTTAAATGAGTCCTCTTTACGTACTTTAAGAAGGAATTGCGTtttagtgagagacagaaagtgagtggatTAGGATGGGATGGAGGTtgggagaaaaatgggagaagaagagggtggggaaatcttaatcaggatatattatatgaaaaaatggtttcaataaaataaaggacgaaaaaaaggaaaaaaaaaagacaacatacACAGATGGGCTGAAACACTGAAGAGGTGATGTTCCTAAAATGAATCCTAATCACTTTATCGTCTGTCTCCAGTACTGTATGGATTCTTAAAAATGGATTGTAGTTGTAAGTTGGCCTTTCCCAGTGGATCCTTCAACATTTAactacttcagagaagaaaacagaggtaCTTGTCTGAAACTGAAGGTCCCTTAGGAAGCTTGAGTTCAAAGTGATTGCTACTGTGATGGCACTGACATGTGGAACTGCAGATAGGGAAACTTCCCTcgctcctcccttcctgctcttgccCCCTCACCTGGCCTTTCTGTCCTCATGATGTATCCCAGAATGTTACAGAGCAGCAAGGCAGCGCTACAGCAGCCCAGATTGGGAGGTCAAGTCTCCTATCCTCCAAGTCTATGTGTCAAATAATCTTCTGCTCAAGTAggtttctgtgtctgtttgttcttttggggatgctttcccctttgtttgttggtcctattctgatgtgttagttgttttattttagttttttatatttcattttattattatcccctagatgtctgttttctaatgagagacaaaaagtgggtggattgaatgagaaagaggtgggaagaaactgggaggattatgtagacgaatttctaaggggtcttattaaaaaagaacagggagccaaatataggggtgaaagcctcagggatcagagaaatagtgagagccaccaaccaccttacctcactagctctgtagcttccaaaatgccatgacttcctgtctacccaggcttttattgccctgctcttctgccctctcattgactcttagcccagctaGCTCACTTGCTTGTTACTGCCTacgtgtacagacctccagggtctctatggttggtactggaattaaagatgtgagctacCACGCTTGTATCTGTTCCCTagcgtgaccttgaacacacagagaccctgcctgccaagtgatcggattaagggcgtgtgctaccactgcctgacttttgtgtttacttaaaacggcttgctatttcctgtgatctccaggcaaactttattaacatgcaaataaaatatcaccacatttcagcacaaataaaatatcacgacaggattagagggaggagaaacattaatcaggatatattatgtgagaaaaagatccaatttcaataaatgggaaatatatacatatatttatggggAAAAAGAAGGATATTCTTTGGATTCAtgtatatctaaaaatatttggctttctATTTAAGCAACACTTGCAACATATTGTGTTTTAAAGATTGCCTTGTTCATTCATGATTAGTGCTTCTAGATGAAGATTTGAGGTTAATATGATCTTCTACATGTATGATTTTGGTCGGTTTCAATATATATC containing:
- the LOC131901291 gene encoding uncharacterized protein LOC131901291 isoform X3 codes for the protein MLFNTKPKILEGSPSPLLSQYETISPWVVVSSGVTTSCVLLVLGHYQPTALAGPGSALEAPSLLATLTWKLGSADLRPSWQLYCSPCVILSKVSPGSKLEFSTADLPSSLHLNIILQGFIKYLYKNQDRYPLKVHILSIRPPDFCPQIPALTSFHSGLSPRTKLQFP